One window of Botrimarina mediterranea genomic DNA carries:
- a CDS encoding DNA translocase FtsK encodes MFEDRSPKFDVVALTLAAVAMLVAIALVTYDPADPPGGRVWPPVEQVHNGCGAAGAWVAHSLIEMLGLGAYYAAGTLGVVAGLLVGKREIDQPVLRSLGWALSLVGVSTASAIVFQGWSPGPLVGAGGYVGAMVQTWLSANFATAGSLLIAAVMLVSGLILASDYVVFRAAAQTASVSGTALVAAGKLTQAVTEKLGVKRLAGLRTDLDGVAGEEAADGADAEEEWDEEVEDEVEEGDEAESDEDEWEYEDEEEDEAEDEGPAISTPATKLAGAAAAVGGMIAGALRGKAGADEEDAASGESAAVGDDAAHVEAPPEKEKVAVRKPKAKSEREEILESLDKADLRTEYASDYELPPIDLLLPPEEISYDQHEKEVRRKAKILEKTFQSFNLNVKVVEVETGPVISQYEVELEPGLRLSKITGLSDDLAIALRAPSVRIVAPIPGKNTVGIEAPNDTRQVVRLREVIEETDGQARRMKIPIFLGKDVAGNPMVVDLAALPHLLIAGRTGTGKSVCLNSIITSILMTRGPDEVRMLMIDPKMVELSGYRKLPHLMHPVVTDMKKAEAILGWAVDKMEERYSLLARAGVRHISTYNQLTEEELRERLAMADGQPMDDAEWSLVPKQLPFIVIVADEIADLMMTVGKDVETHIIRLAQKSRAVGIHLILATQKPTVDVITGLIKSNLPARIAFQVASRTDSRVVLDEMGADKLLGNGDMLFLSPGTSMLLRGQGTYVSDDEITGVVDFVGVGADDQRFASELMQLKTKEEQEAIEASTPPALKNRDDLYEAAVDVVVREGRGSVSLLQRCLGIGYGRAARLIDFMAEDGIVGEYNGSQAREVVISMEEWEAMTAGGSDDAPAAPVIKAAPSAAAPADAAPWEDEDAEAEEEVEEEAADDHEEDAEESEDDEASDEEDEWEYEEVDEEEPEEEAEGEEDGSDEEEGDDEWEYEYEEEDAEEGEEAEGEEDEADEEEGDDEWEYEEDEDEEPQSDRLADSA; translated from the coding sequence TTGTTCGAAGACCGTAGTCCGAAGTTCGACGTGGTCGCCCTCACGCTCGCCGCTGTGGCGATGCTCGTGGCGATCGCGCTCGTGACTTACGACCCGGCCGATCCGCCGGGGGGACGCGTCTGGCCGCCGGTGGAGCAGGTCCACAACGGCTGCGGCGCCGCGGGGGCGTGGGTCGCCCACTCGTTGATCGAGATGCTCGGCCTCGGCGCCTACTACGCGGCCGGCACGCTCGGCGTCGTCGCAGGGTTGTTGGTGGGCAAGCGTGAGATCGACCAGCCCGTCTTGAGGTCGCTCGGCTGGGCGTTGTCACTGGTCGGCGTCTCGACGGCGTCGGCGATCGTGTTTCAAGGCTGGTCGCCCGGGCCGCTGGTTGGCGCCGGCGGCTACGTCGGGGCGATGGTGCAGACGTGGCTCAGCGCGAACTTCGCAACGGCGGGTTCGCTGCTGATCGCGGCGGTGATGCTTGTGTCGGGGCTGATCTTGGCGTCCGACTACGTTGTCTTCCGCGCCGCCGCGCAGACCGCGAGCGTCTCGGGGACCGCGCTGGTCGCCGCTGGTAAGCTGACGCAGGCCGTCACCGAGAAGCTGGGCGTGAAGCGTCTGGCGGGGCTTCGCACGGACCTTGATGGCGTCGCTGGCGAAGAAGCAGCGGACGGCGCCGACGCCGAGGAGGAATGGGACGAAGAAGTTGAGGACGAAGTGGAGGAAGGCGACGAGGCCGAATCCGACGAAGATGAGTGGGAGTACGAAGACGAAGAGGAAGACGAGGCCGAAGATGAAGGGCCTGCGATCTCGACGCCCGCGACGAAGCTGGCCGGCGCCGCGGCGGCGGTGGGGGGGATGATTGCGGGGGCGTTGCGGGGGAAAGCGGGAGCGGACGAGGAAGACGCTGCCTCTGGTGAGTCCGCCGCGGTCGGGGACGACGCGGCTCACGTTGAGGCGCCGCCAGAGAAAGAGAAGGTGGCGGTTCGGAAACCCAAGGCTAAGAGTGAGCGGGAAGAGATTCTCGAGTCGCTCGATAAGGCGGACTTGCGCACCGAGTACGCCAGCGATTACGAACTGCCGCCGATCGATCTCTTGTTGCCGCCCGAAGAGATCTCTTACGACCAGCACGAGAAGGAGGTCCGCCGCAAAGCGAAAATCCTCGAAAAGACGTTCCAGAGCTTCAACCTCAACGTCAAGGTCGTCGAGGTCGAGACCGGGCCCGTTATCTCGCAGTATGAGGTTGAGCTCGAGCCGGGCCTACGGCTCTCGAAGATCACCGGCCTGTCGGACGACCTGGCGATTGCGCTCCGCGCGCCGAGCGTGCGTATCGTCGCGCCGATCCCCGGCAAGAACACCGTCGGCATCGAGGCGCCCAACGACACTCGGCAGGTCGTCCGTCTGCGCGAGGTGATCGAAGAGACCGACGGCCAAGCCCGGCGGATGAAGATCCCGATCTTCTTGGGCAAGGACGTCGCCGGCAATCCGATGGTCGTCGATTTGGCGGCGCTGCCTCACCTGTTGATCGCGGGTCGTACGGGCACCGGTAAGTCGGTCTGTCTGAACTCGATCATCACGTCGATCCTCATGACGCGCGGGCCCGACGAGGTCCGCATGCTGATGATCGACCCGAAGATGGTCGAGCTCTCCGGCTACCGGAAGCTGCCGCACCTGATGCACCCGGTGGTCACCGACATGAAGAAGGCCGAGGCGATCCTCGGCTGGGCGGTGGACAAGATGGAGGAGCGTTACTCGCTGCTCGCGCGGGCCGGCGTGCGTCACATCTCCACCTACAACCAGCTCACTGAAGAAGAGCTGCGTGAACGGCTCGCCATGGCCGACGGCCAGCCGATGGACGACGCCGAATGGTCGCTCGTGCCGAAGCAACTGCCGTTCATTGTCATCGTTGCGGATGAGATCGCGGACCTAATGATGACGGTCGGCAAGGACGTCGAAACGCACATCATCCGCCTCGCGCAGAAGAGCCGGGCGGTCGGGATCCACCTGATCCTGGCGACGCAGAAGCCCACCGTCGATGTCATCACCGGCCTGATCAAGTCGAACCTGCCGGCGCGGATCGCGTTCCAGGTCGCCAGCCGCACCGACAGCCGCGTCGTGCTCGACGAGATGGGCGCGGACAAGCTGCTCGGCAACGGTGACATGCTCTTCTTGTCGCCAGGCACGAGCATGCTGCTCCGCGGTCAGGGCACTTATGTGTCGGACGACGAGATCACCGGCGTGGTCGACTTCGTCGGTGTCGGCGCCGACGACCAACGGTTCGCCAGCGAGCTGATGCAGCTCAAGACGAAAGAAGAGCAGGAGGCGATCGAAGCCAGCACGCCGCCGGCGTTGAAGAACCGTGATGACCTTTATGAAGCCGCGGTTGATGTGGTGGTGCGCGAAGGCCGCGGCAGCGTGTCGCTGCTGCAGCGCTGCCTGGGCATCGGCTACGGCCGCGCGGCGCGGCTGATCGACTTTATGGCCGAGGACGGCATCGTCGGCGAGTACAACGGTTCGCAGGCGCGCGAGGTGGTGATCTCGATGGAAGAGTGGGAGGCGATGACCGCCGGCGGCTCGGACGACGCGCCCGCCGCCCCGGTGATCAAGGCCGCCCCCAGCGCCGCTGCCCCCGCCGACGCCGCGCCGTGGGAAGATGAAGACGCCGAAGCAGAAGAAGAAGTCGAAGAGGAAGCGGCCGACGATCACGAGGAGGACGCCGAGGAATCCGAGGACGACGAGGCCTCCGACGAAGAGGACGAGTGGGAGTACGAAGAGGTCGATGAAGAAGAGCCCGAGGAAGAAGCCGAGGGCGAAGAGGATGGGTCGGATGAGGAGGAAGGTGACGACGAGTGGGAATACGAGTACGAGGAGGAAGACGCCGAGGAGGGTGAGGAGGCCGAAGGCGAGGAGGACGAGGCCGACGAGGAAGAAGGCGACGACGAATGGGAGTACGAGGAGGATGAGGACGAGGAGCCTCAGAGCGATCGGCTCGCCGACAGCGCCTAA
- the truB gene encoding tRNA pseudouridine(55) synthase TruB, which translates to MASLFGLLNINKPAGVTSRDVVNRVQWLLKQHAKATGEKAAKVGHAGTLDPIATGVLVLCVGPATRLIEQVQRQPKRYRGTFLLGRRSPSDDIELPSEELPDAPIPTLAEIEAALPNFVGEIEQTPPAYSAIKIGGEKAYDLARAGAAPDMQPRRIRVHELSAVRYEYPELVLDIHCGSGTYVRAIGRDLANSLGTAAVMSALERTEIGEFRVEDALHMDALDEETVTALLLPAALAVSNLPRIEVSYTEVQELHNGRFLDRPKAPRGDEMAAFDASGRLIALMKPRGNGRLQPTHVFK; encoded by the coding sequence GTGGCTAGTCTTTTTGGTCTGCTCAACATCAACAAGCCCGCCGGCGTCACGTCGCGCGACGTGGTCAACCGCGTGCAGTGGCTCTTGAAGCAGCACGCGAAGGCGACCGGCGAGAAGGCCGCGAAGGTGGGGCACGCGGGGACGCTCGATCCGATCGCGACGGGCGTTCTTGTGCTGTGCGTTGGCCCCGCGACGCGGCTGATTGAACAAGTCCAGCGGCAGCCGAAGCGTTACCGTGGCACGTTCCTCCTCGGCCGCCGCAGCCCGAGCGACGACATCGAGTTGCCGAGTGAAGAGCTGCCCGACGCTCCGATTCCGACGCTCGCGGAGATCGAAGCGGCGCTGCCGAACTTTGTTGGCGAGATCGAACAGACCCCGCCGGCCTACTCCGCGATCAAGATCGGCGGTGAGAAGGCCTACGACCTCGCCCGCGCCGGCGCCGCGCCCGACATGCAGCCGCGACGCATTCGTGTTCACGAGCTGTCGGCCGTGCGTTATGAGTATCCCGAGTTGGTGCTCGACATCCACTGCGGCAGCGGGACGTACGTCCGCGCAATCGGCCGCGACCTCGCTAACTCGCTCGGCACCGCGGCGGTGATGTCGGCGCTAGAGCGGACCGAGATCGGCGAGTTCCGCGTTGAGGATGCGTTGCACATGGACGCCCTCGACGAGGAAACCGTCACCGCCCTGCTCTTACCGGCCGCGCTGGCGGTTTCCAACTTGCCGCGGATCGAGGTGAGTTACACCGAGGTCCAAGAGCTTCACAACGGGCGCTTTCTCGATCGCCCCAAGGCGCCCCGCGGGGACGAAATGGCGGCGTTCGACGCCAGCGGTCGGCTGATCGCTCTGATGAAGCCCCGCGGCAACGGGCGTTTGCAGCCGACGCATGTGTTTAAGTAG
- a CDS encoding O-methyltransferase, which translates to MSHEPWAAVDDYVAPRLAGHDNALSSALASSVAAGLPEIAVSPLQGQMLHVLAKSVGALKVLEVGTLGGYSTIWLARALPDGGRVVTLEADPHHATVAQSNLQNAGVIDSVDLRVGMAIDTLPQLEAEGAGPFDLVFIDADKPSIPEYFQWALKLTRPGSLIVVDNVVRRGKLADSESRDEDVLGCRRLIEMLEHEPRVTSTVVQTVGAKGHDGFALAVVL; encoded by the coding sequence ATGTCTCACGAACCCTGGGCTGCCGTTGACGACTATGTCGCCCCCCGTCTCGCCGGGCACGACAACGCCCTCAGCAGCGCTCTAGCGTCCAGCGTCGCGGCGGGGCTGCCGGAGATCGCCGTCTCGCCGCTGCAGGGGCAGATGCTACATGTCTTGGCGAAATCTGTCGGCGCCCTCAAGGTGCTCGAGGTCGGCACGCTGGGGGGCTACAGCACGATCTGGCTCGCCCGGGCGTTGCCCGACGGCGGCCGCGTCGTGACGCTCGAAGCCGACCCGCACCACGCCACGGTCGCCCAGTCGAACCTCCAGAACGCCGGCGTCATCGACTCGGTGGACCTACGCGTCGGGATGGCGATCGATACGCTGCCGCAGTTGGAAGCCGAGGGCGCCGGGCCGTTCGACTTGGTGTTCATCGACGCCGACAAGCCGTCGATCCCCGAGTACTTCCAGTGGGCCCTCAAGCTAACGCGGCCCGGCAGCCTGATCGTCGTGGACAACGTCGTCCGCCGCGGCAAGCTCGCCGACTCCGAAAGCCGCGACGAGGACGTCCTCGGCTGCCGCCGCTTGATCGAGATGCTCGAACACGAGCCACGCGTCACTTCAACGGTCGTGCAGACGGTTGGGGCGAAGGGGCATGATGGGTTTGCGTTGGCGGTCGTGCTTTAG
- the rsmG gene encoding 16S rRNA (guanine(527)-N(7))-methyltransferase RsmG — MAEADKSDEPVAEETLAEVAARCGLGFSREAMSRLDNYRQLLWDWNEKLNLTRHTTVEKFVTRDLFDTAQLSLLIPNGEKVLDIGSGGGVPGIPLAILRPDLKVYLCESVNKKANVLFDMVEKLGLDVTVYAARVEAVVERSSQAPKFDTLIARGVGPLWKFMFWLRPHHEQWKRLVLLKGPSWPDERGEARHRGLMKGFDLRRIAEYENPHNGAVTTVLTVTRAEKPASGKPGKRR, encoded by the coding sequence TTGGCCGAAGCCGACAAATCTGACGAACCCGTTGCCGAAGAAACCCTCGCCGAGGTCGCCGCCCGTTGCGGGCTGGGCTTCTCGCGCGAGGCGATGTCGCGCCTCGACAACTATCGCCAGTTGCTGTGGGACTGGAACGAGAAACTCAACCTCACCCGCCACACGACGGTCGAGAAGTTCGTTACGCGCGACCTGTTCGACACGGCGCAGCTCTCGTTATTGATCCCTAACGGCGAGAAGGTGCTCGACATCGGTTCCGGCGGTGGTGTGCCCGGTATCCCGCTGGCGATCTTACGGCCCGATCTCAAAGTCTACCTCTGCGAGTCGGTCAACAAGAAGGCGAACGTCCTCTTCGACATGGTCGAAAAGCTGGGCCTCGACGTGACGGTTTACGCCGCGCGGGTCGAGGCCGTTGTCGAACGCAGCTCGCAGGCGCCGAAGTTTGACACGCTCATCGCGCGGGGCGTCGGCCCGCTGTGGAAGTTCATGTTCTGGTTGCGACCTCACCACGAGCAGTGGAAGCGGCTGGTGTTGCTCAAGGGCCCGAGTTGGCCCGATGAGCGCGGCGAAGCGCGGCACCGCGGGCTGATGAAGGGCTTCGACCTTCGCCGCATTGCCGAGTACGAGAACCCTCATAACGGCGCCGTTACAACCGTGCTGACCGTCACCCGGGCTGAGAAGCCCGCGTCTGGCAAGCCGGGCAAGCGGCGCTAG
- a CDS encoding DUF3467 domain-containing protein has protein sequence MADKPETPESKPAQAQPETAARQRVEVEDKDAVCLYANFCRVTGTPEELILDFGLNSQPYGVPTEPVQVKQRIVTNYFTAKRMLQALHLSVQRHEQAFGVLETDVQKRVVKQQN, from the coding sequence ATGGCCGACAAGCCTGAAACCCCCGAATCCAAGCCCGCCCAAGCCCAACCCGAAACCGCCGCGCGTCAGCGTGTCGAGGTCGAGGACAAGGACGCGGTCTGTCTTTACGCCAACTTCTGCCGCGTGACCGGCACCCCCGAGGAGTTGATCCTCGACTTCGGCCTCAACTCGCAGCCCTACGGCGTGCCGACCGAGCCCGTCCAGGTCAAGCAGCGGATCGTCACCAATTACTTCACCGCCAAGCGGATGCTCCAGGCCCTGCACCTCTCGGTGCAGAGGCACGAGCAGGCGTTTGGCGTGCTCGAGACCGACGTCCAAAAGCGCGTCGTCAAACAGCAGAACTGA
- a CDS encoding cysteine desulfurase family protein, with amino-acid sequence MRSIYLDYNATTPLAPVTQEAMLPYLADRFADPLGEHTAGRVVAEAIEDARAKLAMAIGAAPDEIVWTSSGTEASNLALRGLVEPVLRAGETPHLIVSAVDHAAVQGPARFLSRLGADLTVVEVDKCGHVSPDAITEALRPSTRLVSVVHANEEIGVVQPIAEIATICRSEGVLFHTDAAQSLAKLPLDVRELDIDLMSLSAHKAYGPKGVGALYVRRGVPVEPQLWGASHESGQRAGMPNVAGLVGFGAIAGVAQQCLGDSTQRLRTLTNRLEQRLIAGAEDSRLYGPSIEHRLAGTLCVALPRVAATDLLAAVPELCAASCASGDPSVGVSLSPTLRAIGAEPAEAAGAMRLSLGWYTEESEIETAADALLAAWERLRS; translated from the coding sequence GTGCGATCGATCTACCTCGACTACAACGCGACCACCCCTCTGGCGCCCGTGACGCAAGAGGCGATGCTGCCGTACCTGGCGGACCGCTTCGCCGACCCGCTCGGTGAACACACGGCCGGCCGCGTGGTCGCGGAGGCGATCGAAGACGCTCGCGCGAAGCTGGCGATGGCGATCGGCGCCGCGCCAGACGAGATCGTCTGGACCTCCAGCGGCACCGAGGCGTCGAACCTCGCGCTCCGCGGCTTGGTCGAACCCGTCCTCCGTGCCGGCGAGACGCCGCACCTGATCGTCTCCGCCGTCGATCACGCCGCTGTCCAAGGCCCGGCGAGGTTCTTGTCACGGCTCGGCGCCGACTTAACCGTCGTTGAAGTGGACAAGTGCGGACACGTATCGCCCGACGCGATCACCGAAGCGCTGCGGCCCTCGACGCGGCTCGTGAGCGTCGTCCACGCCAACGAAGAGATCGGCGTCGTGCAGCCGATCGCCGAGATCGCGACGATCTGTCGGAGCGAAGGCGTCCTCTTCCACACCGACGCGGCGCAGTCGCTGGCGAAGCTGCCGCTCGATGTTCGCGAACTCGACATCGACCTGATGAGCCTCTCGGCCCACAAGGCCTACGGCCCCAAGGGCGTCGGCGCGCTGTACGTGCGACGCGGCGTCCCTGTCGAGCCGCAGCTCTGGGGCGCAAGCCACGAGTCGGGCCAACGCGCCGGCATGCCGAACGTCGCCGGCCTCGTCGGCTTCGGCGCGATCGCCGGCGTCGCCCAGCAATGCCTCGGCGATTCCACGCAGCGCTTGCGGACGCTCACCAATCGACTCGAACAACGATTGATCGCCGGCGCCGAAGACTCGCGTCTCTACGGACCCTCCATCGAACACCGGCTGGCGGGAACGCTCTGCGTCGCCCTGCCGCGTGTCGCGGCAACGGACCTACTCGCCGCCGTGCCCGAGCTCTGCGCCGCCTCGTGTGCGAGTGGCGACCCCAGCGTCGGCGTTTCCCTCAGCCCAACGCTCCGCGCCATCGGCGCCGAACCCGCCGAGGCCGCCGGGGCGATGCGCCTGTCGCTCGGTTGGTACACCGAAGAATCGGAGATCGAAACAGCCGCCGACGCGCTGCTAGCGGCGTGGGAACGCCTGCGGTCGTAG
- a CDS encoding scaffolding protein has protein sequence MSDPIALYDEADKLKAAGDLEGAAAKLTEAIAADDSYALAHSAMAVVQQKLGAHDKAIQHAQRVCELEPKDAFSYTALSVTYQRAYAGTGDTSFIQMAEDAMAKSRMIEAGG, from the coding sequence ATGTCCGATCCCATCGCCCTGTACGACGAAGCCGACAAGCTGAAGGCCGCCGGCGACCTCGAAGGCGCGGCCGCCAAGCTCACCGAGGCGATCGCCGCAGACGACTCGTACGCCCTGGCCCACTCGGCCATGGCGGTCGTGCAGCAGAAACTCGGGGCCCACGACAAGGCGATCCAACACGCCCAACGGGTCTGCGAGCTCGAACCGAAGGACGCCTTCAGCTACACGGCGCTGAGCGTCACCTACCAACGCGCCTACGCGGGAACCGGTGACACGAGCTTCATCCAAATGGCGGAAGACGCGATGGCCAAGAGTCGGATGATCGAAGCGGGCGGCTGA
- the lpxA gene encoding acyl-ACP--UDP-N-acetylglucosamine O-acyltransferase — translation MSIHPSAVVDPTAQIGRDVEIGPFAMVEAGAEIGDRCKLGPRSTVKSGVTLGCDNALSEGAVLGGLPQLAAPTGPPGRLVVGDRNVFRENVTVHLAMTEQGVTRIGNDCLLMVASHVAHDCVVADRVILTNNVMLAGHVTVGERAFLGGGSAVHQHCRVGRIAMVGGMARIVQDVLPFVTIDGDTGAVVGLNRVGLRRSGMSREEMAEIKEAYRIIYRSGESFADRLMMLSERFQEGPAAELEPFLRDTSRGYARERRSPPGGTIRVIDDAMDAPVLEMTEQKSKRRAG, via the coding sequence GTGTCGATACACCCAAGCGCGGTTGTTGATCCGACGGCTCAGATCGGCCGTGACGTCGAGATCGGTCCCTTCGCCATGGTCGAGGCCGGCGCCGAGATCGGCGACCGCTGCAAGCTCGGACCCCGCTCGACCGTGAAGTCGGGCGTTACCCTCGGGTGCGACAACGCGCTCTCGGAAGGGGCGGTCCTCGGCGGCCTTCCCCAGCTCGCCGCCCCAACCGGCCCTCCGGGTCGGCTCGTTGTTGGCGACCGCAACGTGTTCCGTGAGAACGTCACGGTCCACTTGGCAATGACTGAGCAGGGCGTCACCCGCATCGGCAACGACTGCCTGCTGATGGTCGCGTCGCACGTCGCCCACGACTGTGTGGTGGCCGACCGCGTCATCCTCACGAACAACGTGATGCTCGCCGGCCACGTCACCGTGGGCGAGCGGGCCTTCCTCGGCGGCGGCAGCGCCGTCCATCAGCACTGCCGCGTCGGCCGCATCGCGATGGTCGGCGGCATGGCCCGCATCGTCCAAGACGTGTTGCCGTTCGTCACCATCGATGGCGACACCGGCGCCGTGGTCGGACTCAACCGCGTCGGCCTCCGCCGCTCGGGCATGAGCCGCGAAGAGATGGCCGAGATCAAAGAGGCCTACCGGATCATCTACCGCAGCGGCGAGTCGTTCGCCGACCGCTTGATGATGCTCTCCGAAAGGTTCCAGGAGGGGCCCGCTGCCGAGCTCGAACCGTTTCTTCGCGACACGTCGCGTGGCTACGCTCGCGAGAGACGCTCTCCGCCGGGCGGCACGATCCGCGTAATCGACGACGCGATGGACGCTCCCGTCCTCGAGATGACCGAGCAAAAATCGAAGCGCCGCGCGGGCTGA
- a CDS encoding redoxin domain-containing protein: MQRPFTRHLTLAALALACGLTASPAQAADPDPMALLTDAAQAVADAPSASVDLRVQTKLVRDEKADEQSAYFVYRTAPEGRFEFKNVAEDGGATPTGYHVVGNDGVTITAILSGKRHMLSASDDGMAAFVRSPSASTIGSGLGGLALAFFSPAAIAEVASGVTASEFVGVEEVDGEKLLHARYTVNDEFPVDVWYQAEGEPLVRRVQPSLLDTPGVQQMASRYETFDFSVTFEFTGWKTDAGLTKNEIAVVEPQDSQLLDSLYAPPKEPPHALLGKPAPPFELPTPTGETVSFSKPAGEGATLLEFWATTCPICVQAMPALEKLHEKYAAEGLDYYAVNVGESAEDVATFLERRELTPRALLDENQEVADAFHVGPIPLILLINADGRVQVAQVGFDPKTAEKLDQQIGATLRGEDVAAAQLEEVRKAEAQRVAERERLRSLLDG, from the coding sequence ATGCAACGTCCCTTTACCCGCCACCTGACTCTCGCCGCCCTGGCGCTCGCTTGCGGGCTTACCGCCTCGCCGGCGCAGGCGGCTGATCCCGACCCGATGGCGCTGCTCACCGACGCCGCCCAGGCGGTCGCCGACGCGCCGTCAGCCTCGGTCGATCTGCGGGTGCAGACGAAGCTGGTCCGTGACGAGAAAGCCGACGAGCAATCGGCCTACTTCGTCTACCGCACGGCGCCCGAGGGACGGTTCGAGTTCAAGAACGTCGCGGAGGACGGCGGCGCGACGCCGACCGGTTATCACGTCGTCGGCAACGACGGCGTGACGATCACCGCGATCCTCAGCGGAAAGCGTCACATGCTTTCGGCGAGCGACGACGGCATGGCGGCGTTTGTCCGTTCGCCCAGCGCCTCGACCATCGGCAGCGGGCTCGGCGGCTTGGCCCTGGCGTTCTTCAGCCCCGCCGCGATCGCCGAAGTCGCCAGCGGCGTCACCGCGAGCGAGTTCGTCGGCGTCGAAGAGGTCGATGGCGAGAAACTACTCCACGCACGCTACACGGTGAACGACGAGTTCCCCGTCGATGTTTGGTACCAAGCCGAGGGCGAGCCGCTCGTCCGCCGTGTCCAGCCGAGTCTTCTCGACACGCCGGGCGTGCAGCAGATGGCGTCGCGCTACGAGACGTTTGACTTCTCGGTCACGTTCGAATTCACCGGATGGAAGACCGACGCCGGGCTCACGAAGAACGAGATCGCCGTGGTCGAGCCGCAGGACTCCCAATTACTCGACTCGCTGTACGCGCCGCCGAAGGAGCCGCCCCACGCGCTGCTCGGCAAGCCGGCGCCGCCGTTCGAGCTGCCGACGCCCACTGGCGAGACGGTGAGTTTCAGCAAGCCGGCCGGCGAAGGCGCGACGCTGCTAGAGTTCTGGGCGACGACCTGCCCGATCTGCGTCCAGGCGATGCCGGCGCTCGAGAAGCTGCACGAGAAGTACGCGGCCGAGGGCCTCGATTACTACGCGGTCAACGTCGGCGAGTCGGCCGAGGACGTGGCGACTTTCCTTGAGCGACGGGAACTCACGCCGCGGGCGCTACTCGATGAGAACCAAGAGGTCGCCGACGCTTTCCACGTCGGCCCGATCCCGCTGATCCTGCTGATCAACGCCGACGGCCGCGTGCAGGTCGCACAGGTCGGCTTCGACCCGAAGACCGCGGAAAAGCTCGACCAGCAGATCGGAGCCACGTTGCGTGGCGAAGACGTCGCAGCGGCGCAGCTCGAAGAGGTCCGCAAGGCGGAAGCCCAGCGCGTCGCGGAGCGAGAGCGGTTGCGTTCGCTACTCGACGGCTAG